GCTCCAAGTCGCCGGGGCCGAAGGGCATCGCCTTCAGATCGATCTTGGTGGTCTCGCCGGTACTGATCAGACGCGCCAAGGCGTGGCGGACTTCATGCAGAACGGGTTCGGCATTGCCGTATCCTTGCGGATGCGGATCAGCCTCGGGCACGACCGAGCCGCTTTCGACGACGACGGGAATCTGATCCAGCAACGACATACAACATACCTCGCCTTATCCGCCTGGAATTCTAGGCGCTTTGCCGCCTCCCGGATTTGATGCAGCGCAGCTAATTAGAAAGTTAGCAAACTCGAATGATCCGAACCGCGTCACTGTGGTTCATCCGGGTGCTGGAGGGTGTTCGAACGCTAGCGGATTCCGAGACTCTCCGCTGTGACGCGGTTCGGATGATTTATTTTTTAATCTCTTAAACCGCGCTGGCTCCAGCGGCCATCAAGTCTGCCGGGGCCAATCCCGTCCAAAAAACATCGCATGCCGCGCTGGGCGCGGTTTAAGACAGCACGCCCTGCGTCAGCTGCATGCTGATGCAGTGCAGGCTGCCGCCTTGGCGGATCAGGGGACGGCAGTCGACGGGCAGGACGGCGCGCTCCGGGAAGAGCTGGCCGAGGGTGTCGAGCGCCTCGGCGTCGGCGAGGGTGTCGTAGGTCGGCACAAGCACGGCACCGTTGATGAGGAGAAAGTTCGCATAGCCTGCAGGGAGGCGCTCGCCGTCGTCGTCCAAAACGGGTGCGGGGGTCGGCAAGGGCACCAGACGGTAGGGATTGCCCTGTGGGTCGCGCAAAGCCCGAAGCTCGCGCTCCATCGCCTGAAGCGCGTCGAAATCCGCATCGGTCGGGTCGCTGCAGCGGGCGTAGCAGAGTGTGTCGGGGGCGCAGAAGCGCACCAAGGTGTCGATGTGACCGTCGGTGTCGTCGCCGCTGATGGCGCCGTGCTCGAGCCACAGGACATGATGGATGCCGAGACGCTCGGCGAGCATCTGCTCGATCGTCTCCCGCGTCAGGCCCGGGTTGCGGCGTGGGTCGACCAGCGTCCGGGTGACCGCGAGTAGGGTGCCCCGACCATCGGTCTCGACCGCACCGCCTTCGAGAACCAGGTCGACGGGCTCCAGCGGGGTTTCGCCGAAGAGGCCACCTTCGCTCAGCGTCTCGGTGATCCGGTCGTCGTGATCCGCGGCGAACTTTCCGCCCCAGCCATTGAAACGGAAATCGAGCAGGAGCGGCTCTCCCGCGTGTGTGCGGACGCCGATCGGCCCGTGATCGCGCGCCCAGGTGTCGTTGCTCGGGGCGAGACCGAAACGCTGGCGCTCCGGATCGGCGCCCGCCGCTGCGAGGCGTGCGCGCACGGCCGCGGCGTGCTCGGGGTGGCGACAGACGTTCAGCACCGGCTCGTAACGCCCGATCAGGGCGGCAAGATCGGCATAGAGGCGCTCGACCCGATCCAACTGATCGGCCCAGTCGGTGTCTTCGTGAGGCCAGGTGAGCATGACCCCGCTCTGGGGCTCCCACTCTGCGGGAAATCGGCGCATGGCAGACCTCTTATTAAACCGCGCCCAGTGCGGTATGCGATGTTGTTGGATGGGATCGGCCTCGGCAGACTTCACGACCGCTGGAGCCGGCGCGATTTAAGCTATTCAAAATAGAGTATTTTAAACCGCGTCCCCGCTAAGGGCGGTGGATGCGCCAAACGTCGAGATCACTCGAAAATTTAGCATCTCGCTCTGGACGCGGTGTCGTTGGCTTGTCGATGCGCCTATTGTAGCCCGAGAGCGCGCCGTCACCCCCAGTTGAGTGCTTGCGACCAGAAGCGGGTATCGGCCTCGATCCCGACCCCTGCGTCATCGACACGAATGATCATGCCTTCGATGATACGCGGCGAGACGCCGTGCGGATGGATGTGCACCTGAACGAACTGATGGCGCGCGAGGGTCTGGGTGGTCTGGGCGGTCTCGAGAAAGAGTCCGCCCGCACTGAAGTTTCTGATTCTGCAAGGCGCCGGGAGATGCTTGCCGTTCACGGCGAGGGTTGCGGGGATATCGATCTCGGTTCGATGATGCCATCGGCGTTCCATCCTCTCGAGTCCTCCTCTTCTCTATATCTTTTGGTTCGTAGCGGAGCGGTGCGGAAATTCCGAGACCGTCCGAGATCATTCTCGTTGTCGTTGTCGTATCGACGGTCGATTACGACAACGACAACGACAACGACAACGACAACGACAACGACAACGACAACGACAACGACAACGACAACGACAACGATTGGATTCGGTGCTCAACTGATTTCTAATGCGTTATTAACGAGTTACAGGCGCAGTCGGCATGCCAGCGTCAAGCGGACCAGATCCGCGGTCGAGTGGACCCCGAGCTTGCGCATCAGGTTGGCGCGATGTGTCTCGACCGTTCGGACACTGAGGTTGAGCGTGCCGGCAATCGCCTTGTTGGTGCTTCCGTTCACGATCGCCTCGAGCACCTCGCGCTCCTTGACGGTGAGCTGCTCGAGCCGCTCGGCGATGATCCGCGGGTCGCCGATCTCGGCCCGAAAGCGCTCGTCCGCGGCGAGTGCCCTGCGCACGCGTTGCAGGAGGTCCTGGTGATTGACCGGTTTTTGGATGAAATCGACGGCACCGGACTGCATCGCCTTCACCGCCATCGGCACGTCGGCGTGTCCGCTGATCATGATCACGGGCAGGCCGATGCGTTGCGTGCGCAGGACCTCGAGCAGCTCGAGCCCGTCCATCTCCGGCATGCGCACATCCAGGACCAGGCAGCCCGGACCCGCGCAGCCCGGATCGGCGAGAAATGCGGCCGCCGATCCGAAGACCTTGACGGGTATGGATACCGACTCGAAGAGCCAGCACAGAGACTGGCGCACGTCCTCGTCGTCGTCGATCACGAATACCGTCGATTTGGGGCTCATTTCGGTTCTCCGCTGGCTGTTCCTGGCGGGCCATCGAGCGAGCGATCGGCCACGCTTGCGGGCGACCGGTCGGTCGCATTGCCCGCGCGATGTCCGGGCAGCGTGAAGGCAAACACCGCGCCGCCCCCGGGATTCGGCTCGGCCCGGATGCGCCCCCCATAGGAGTCGATGATGGTTCGGCTCATCGAAAGCCCGAGCCCGGTACCGCCTTCCTTTGTCGTGAAGAAGGGATCGAACAGACGGGGCGAGTCGGTCCGGTCCAGACCGACTCCGCGATCGGCGACGGCGACCCGCACCCGATCCGGGTCGGCGCGCTCGATCGTGACACTCAAGCGGCGCTCGGCGGTTGGCGTGTTGCGCATCGCCTCGATGCCGTTCATCAGGAGGTTGATCAAGACTTGCTCGATCTCGACCGGGTCAGCGCTGGCGAAGGGCAGATCGGCACCGACCCGAATCTCGACCTTCACGGCGTTCGTCCTGATCTCGGGCTCGAGCATGCCGACGGCGGCTCGGCTGATGGCCGCAAGGTCGATCGGTCGGGTCGCGCTGGCATGCTGCCTGGAAAAATCCCGAATCCGCTCGATGATCCGGCCCGCACGCGCGGCGAGCCTGGAGATTTGGCGCAACGCAAGACGCAGCGGCTCGACCTCGGTCGGCGCGCTGTCGAGACGCTCGAGCGCCCCGCCGGCATAGGTGCTGATGGCCATGAGCGGCTGGGCGACCTCATGGGCAATGGCGCTGGACATCTCGCCCATGGTGCTGATGCGCCCGACCCTGAAGAGTGCGTGGCGGTGTCTGGACTCGCGCTCTTCGAGCTGCTTGCGCACGCTGATGTCCTCGATGACGCCGATGAAATAGCGCAGGGCTCCGCTCGAATCGCGCACGACGGCCATCGTCAGGTTGCACCAGATGGCCTGGCCCGACTTGCCGATAAATCGCAGTTCGAGGCTTTGGCCGTCGTCCCGAACGCGGTCGCGGACGCGGTCGTATGGCGTGTCCCCGTCGATCCTTGCGACGTAGCGCATCAATTTATCGCGATCCTCCGGGTGGACGAGACCGCGGCAGGTCCGAGCGAGCAGCTCCTTTTGGGTGTAGCCGAGGATGTCGCAGAGCTTGCGGTTGACCCGGAGAAAAGAACTCTCCTGGTCGAGGTGACAGATGCCGACCGCCGCTTGCTCGAAGGTCGCGCGAAAACGCTCCTCGCTTTCGGTCAGCGCGCGCTGCACGGCGAGGATGTCGAGGATGTCTGCGAGCCGTCCGGCGAGCGCACGCGTCAGCGTCAGATCGTCCTCGCTCCAGGTGCGTTCGACGCGACACAGATGCAGGCCGAGCAGGGAGGGCCGATCGCCCTCGGGGCGTACGGCGATGATCAAGCGCGAGCGCGGCGCGAAGCCGCTGCCGAGCATCGGAACCGCACTCGGATCGGGATCCTGCACCGGATCGGATGCGTTCAGGGCCGCGCGGATCAGGTGGCGCAGTGGGTCGTCTGTCGGGATGGTGCGGTCGGTCAGGGGTTCGCCGGGGCAGCCCGGAACGGCGGCCTCCGCCAGAATTCGGACCTCGGTCGCGTCGGGATCGCATGGATGCAGCAGCCAGGCGCGATCCACCCGCAGGAGGTCCTGCACGACCCGCAACAGGGCGTTCAAGACCGCATGCGGGTCGAACGCGGCCGTTGCCGCGGCCGACAGCCGCTCAAGCCCGCTCACCAGCCGATGGCGCGACTCGGCAGCCGCTGCCGCGATGTCGCGTTGACTGCGATCGCGTTCCGCGCGCTTGCGCTCGGTGATATCCGAGAGGATGACGCGGATCCGCGACGGGCTGCTCCCGGCCTCGAGCAGGCTTTCGAGCATCAGGGTTTGCGGATCCTCACAGATCGCCGCGCTGTCCGGCCGCAGTCGCAGCTCGCAGCTCCTGCGCGCCTGCGAGTGCAATGCGTCGGCGAGATGAGCCTTCAGGAGCATGTCGTCGTCCGGGACGATGTACGTGCTCAATGCCCGACCGATCAATTGGTCTCGCGATTGCCCGAGCAGCTTGGCGCCGGTTAGGTTGATGTCTTGGATCCTGCCTGCGACGTCGATCGAGAGGTAGCCGACGGGGGCAAAATCATAGAGGTCTGCATAGCGCTCGCGAGACTCTTCGAGCACCGCACGCACCGCGAGCAGCTCGCGGTTTTGCTGCTCGAGCTCGATCTGATGGACCTGCAGCTCATGCACGAGGCGGGTCAGCTCGTCCGATCCCTTGCCTGCGCGCTCCATCTCAGCCAAAAGCCGCGTCAGTTGCGCATCGCTCGCTTGGTCGAATCTTGCCATTGGACCGGCACCTCCATTGTGCGGCCGGCGGTTTGGGTTACGATGCCGGCGTTCGGGTGTGCTGTGCTCGGCACCCGTCTCGGTGTCGCCGTTTCGGGGTCTGTCGTTGGGTTTCGGCCGCGTCGGCGCGCCATGTCCCGACGCATGCTGGACGTACCCTGTGTTGCGAAAACCCCGGGTGCGCTTGGTATATCCACCTCCATTTTAGAAGATCCTGGCCGATCCGCGACGCCGGCCGTGTCGATTCCGCTTCCGTGAAGTTGGACAAGCGCCCTCGCCCGTGAACAAGCGCCGTCGGGTGGACAAGCGCAGCGCAGTCCACCAGCGCCGTCGCAAGGCTCCAGGGATCTCGCTTCCGCTCCTCCACCCGACCGACCGTTCTTACCGAGTGAAGCCGATCGGCCATGAGCCGAAGGGGTCGAGCAGCGTTCGATCAGGCGATATCCCGGGACGTTTACATCAAAAACGGTTGCAGGGTCGCGCTCTCGAGGTCGAGGCCGTGGATTCGAATCTGCTCCACGCCTTTCTCCTTCAGCGCCCGGGCGACCAAGACGAGTACCGCGATTCCGGAGTCGAAGATCCGGTCGACGCCGGTCAGGTCGAGCGTACAGGTATCGATGCTCTCGTCCACCGTTTGGCCGATCAGCAGCAAGGCAAAGGCGCAGCGCAGATCCAGCGAGCCGTCGATCCGAATGTGCAGGTGGCCGTCGTCGATCTCGTAGTCGAGATCCGCGGCAGGGGTTGCGAGTCTCGGGGTATGGTTGCCCGTTTGGTCGGAGCCGTAGCGCTCCGCTTCGTGGAATCCGAGGATTCTGATGGATTGATCGCCTTTGCTCTGCAAGGCCGATGACGCCGTCCGCACGCGCATCGAGTCGAGTCGAGTCATGGTGCTGCTCTCCTCCCGGTCATTGTCGTTATCGTTCGCGCCGCGCGTCTTCCGCGGCACCTTCCCGAACCGGGATGCGCCTGTGCTCCCCGGCGGAATTGCTCCGGTTTTCGCGTTGCTGCATCAGGTCCAGGTCCTGACGAACCGCATCAGCTCGTTCTCACCGAGCGGTTGGGTGTAGAGAAACCCCTGAGCAAGTGTGCAGCCGGCCTCCTGAAGGAAATCGGCCTGGCTCTGCTTCTCGACGCCCTGCGCGACGACGCGCATGCCCAGGGTCTTGCCCAGTGCGAGGATCGCGCGGGCGACGGCCGCGTCGTCGCTGTCGTGCGGAAGCCCGTCGATCAAGGATTTGTCCATCTTCAGCTCCCCGATCGGCAGTCGCTTCAGATCCATGAGCGAGGAGGAGCCTGCGCCGAAATGGTCGATCGAGAGTTCGATCCCGAGCCCTTTCAACCGGCGAACCGTCTCCAGTGCCGAGACGGAGTCCGAAACGGGCCGCGTCTCTGTCAGCTCCAGGCTCACCAGGCGTGCATCGAGATCCAGCTCGTGGAGCAGGGCTTCGAGATCGTCGGCAAAATCCGGGCGCTCAAGTTCCTTCTTCGACAAATTAATCTTGATGTGTGTTCCCTCGTCGAGTCCCTCGGCCTGCCAACGCTTGCGCTG
The sequence above is drawn from the Thiocapsa rosea genome and encodes:
- a CDS encoding agmatine deiminase family protein — its product is MRRFPAEWEPQSGVMLTWPHEDTDWADQLDRVERLYADLAALIGRYEPVLNVCRHPEHAAAVRARLAAAGADPERQRFGLAPSNDTWARDHGPIGVRTHAGEPLLLDFRFNGWGGKFAADHDDRITETLSEGGLFGETPLEPVDLVLEGGAVETDGRGTLLAVTRTLVDPRRNPGLTRETIEQMLAERLGIHHVLWLEHGAISGDDTDGHIDTLVRFCAPDTLCYARCSDPTDADFDALQAMERELRALRDPQGNPYRLVPLPTPAPVLDDDGERLPAGYANFLLINGAVLVPTYDTLADAEALDTLGQLFPERAVLPVDCRPLIRQGGSLHCISMQLTQGVLS
- a CDS encoding PilZ domain-containing protein, translated to MERRWHHRTEIDIPATLAVNGKHLPAPCRIRNFSAGGLFLETAQTTQTLARHQFVQVHIHPHGVSPRIIEGMIIRVDDAGVGIEADTRFWSQALNWG
- a CDS encoding response regulator transcription factor; this encodes MSPKSTVFVIDDDEDVRQSLCWLFESVSIPVKVFGSAAAFLADPGCAGPGCLVLDVRMPEMDGLELLEVLRTQRIGLPVIMISGHADVPMAVKAMQSGAVDFIQKPVNHQDLLQRVRRALAADERFRAEIGDPRIIAERLEQLTVKEREVLEAIVNGSTNKAIAGTLNLSVRTVETHRANLMRKLGVHSTADLVRLTLACRLRL
- a CDS encoding PAS domain S-box protein, whose product is MARFDQASDAQLTRLLAEMERAGKGSDELTRLVHELQVHQIELEQQNRELLAVRAVLEESRERYADLYDFAPVGYLSIDVAGRIQDINLTGAKLLGQSRDQLIGRALSTYIVPDDDMLLKAHLADALHSQARRSCELRLRPDSAAICEDPQTLMLESLLEAGSSPSRIRVILSDITERKRAERDRSQRDIAAAAAESRHRLVSGLERLSAAATAAFDPHAVLNALLRVVQDLLRVDRAWLLHPCDPDATEVRILAEAAVPGCPGEPLTDRTIPTDDPLRHLIRAALNASDPVQDPDPSAVPMLGSGFAPRSRLIIAVRPEGDRPSLLGLHLCRVERTWSEDDLTLTRALAGRLADILDILAVQRALTESEERFRATFEQAAVGICHLDQESSFLRVNRKLCDILGYTQKELLARTCRGLVHPEDRDKLMRYVARIDGDTPYDRVRDRVRDDGQSLELRFIGKSGQAIWCNLTMAVVRDSSGALRYFIGVIEDISVRKQLEERESRHRHALFRVGRISTMGEMSSAIAHEVAQPLMAISTYAGGALERLDSAPTEVEPLRLALRQISRLAARAGRIIERIRDFSRQHASATRPIDLAAISRAAVGMLEPEIRTNAVKVEIRVGADLPFASADPVEIEQVLINLLMNGIEAMRNTPTAERRLSVTIERADPDRVRVAVADRGVGLDRTDSPRLFDPFFTTKEGGTGLGLSMSRTIIDSYGGRIRAEPNPGGGAVFAFTLPGHRAGNATDRSPASVADRSLDGPPGTASGEPK
- a CDS encoding STAS domain-containing protein, which produces MTRLDSMRVRTASSALQSKGDQSIRILGFHEAERYGSDQTGNHTPRLATPAADLDYEIDDGHLHIRIDGSLDLRCAFALLLIGQTVDESIDTCTLDLTGVDRIFDSGIAVLVLVARALKEKGVEQIRIHGLDLESATLQPFLM